In one window of Virgibacillus proomii DNA:
- a CDS encoding IS1182 family transposase: MFKHYTMNQVILPLDLEIKLQENDIAYAVNDIVEQIPDEAFADFLHETGCPAYHPRMMMKIILCAYTQSVFSGRKIEALLKDSVRMMWLAQAYEPSYRTINRFRVNEEVKELLRQCFVQFRCQLVQEKLIEEEAIFIDGTKIEANANKFTFVWRKAIEKYSANLVEKSNQMYDELLENQIIPEIERESLEELSTEELTKIVEKLDEKIEEYDKRIEASEDVSKRKQLRSERKAPKKHHKHFKDYLKRKQKYQDDMVIFGERNSYSKTDHDATFMRMKDDYMKNGQLKAGYNVQLATEGQFALAYDVFPNPTDTRTFVPFLDKIEKSFFELPNYIVADAGYGSEQNYEDVIENRKRIPLITYNQYRKEKKKKYKNDAFNVANWEYHEEDDSITCPNDKQLTFRYLSNRTDKYGFTRTFKVYECEDCFDCPLRSLCTKAKEGNHRKVYYNEKWEQQKEYVRQQLSNKETGEIYGKRKTDVEPVFGFLKANLRFTRMSVRGKEKVENELGFAFMAVNLRKYIAMNRSQTIDNGNNPTKNGSNHQKPMIGTIFIYSRLVLSQPLSQVYFII; the protein is encoded by the coding sequence ATGTTTAAACATTATACCATGAATCAAGTCATTTTACCGCTAGATTTAGAAATAAAATTACAAGAAAATGATATCGCCTATGCCGTGAATGATATAGTAGAACAAATTCCAGATGAAGCATTTGCTGATTTCTTACATGAAACGGGTTGTCCTGCTTATCATCCACGAATGATGATGAAGATTATTTTGTGTGCCTACACGCAATCTGTTTTTTCTGGTAGGAAGATTGAAGCGTTACTCAAAGATAGTGTGCGTATGATGTGGTTAGCACAAGCATATGAACCTAGTTATCGCACTATCAATCGTTTTCGTGTGAATGAAGAAGTCAAAGAACTATTACGCCAGTGTTTCGTACAATTTCGCTGTCAGCTCGTTCAGGAGAAACTTATTGAAGAAGAAGCGATTTTTATTGATGGAACCAAAATAGAAGCGAATGCCAATAAGTTTACGTTTGTATGGCGTAAAGCGATTGAAAAATATAGTGCTAATTTGGTAGAAAAATCCAACCAAATGTACGATGAATTATTAGAAAACCAAATTATTCCGGAAATAGAACGAGAAAGTCTGGAGGAACTATCTACCGAAGAACTCACAAAAATAGTCGAAAAGCTAGATGAGAAAATTGAAGAATATGACAAAAGAATAGAAGCGAGTGAAGATGTAAGCAAACGGAAACAGCTTCGTTCAGAGCGCAAAGCACCAAAAAAACACCACAAACATTTCAAGGATTATTTAAAACGTAAACAGAAATACCAAGATGACATGGTAATCTTCGGAGAACGCAACAGTTATTCGAAGACGGACCATGATGCCACGTTTATGCGAATGAAAGATGATTATATGAAGAATGGCCAACTGAAAGCAGGTTATAATGTTCAGCTTGCGACAGAAGGACAATTTGCGCTCGCTTATGATGTATTTCCAAATCCAACAGATACACGCACGTTCGTTCCTTTTCTAGATAAAATCGAGAAAAGTTTCTTTGAGTTACCTAACTATATCGTCGCTGACGCAGGCTATGGAAGTGAACAAAACTATGAAGATGTCATCGAGAATCGAAAACGTATCCCGCTGATTACGTATAACCAATATCGAAAAGAGAAGAAAAAGAAATACAAGAATGACGCTTTTAATGTAGCGAATTGGGAATATCATGAAGAAGACGATTCGATTACCTGCCCAAATGATAAACAATTAACATTCCGCTACCTATCTAATCGAACAGATAAATACGGATTTACACGAACATTTAAAGTTTATGAATGTGAGGACTGTTTCGATTGCCCGTTGCGTTCCTTATGTACAAAAGCGAAAGAAGGAAATCATCGAAAAGTTTATTATAACGAAAAATGGGAACAACAAAAAGAATATGTAAGACAACAGCTTTCGAATAAAGAAACTGGTGAAATCTACGGAAAACGTAAAACTGATGTAGAGCCAGTCTTCGGATTTTTGAAGGCTAACTTGCGCTTCACTCGAATGTCAGTGAGGGGCAAAGAGAAAGTAGAAAATGAATTAGGTTTTGCATTCATGGCGGTGAACTTGAGGAAGTATATCGCTATGAACAGAAGCCAAACAATCGATAATGGAAATAATCCAACAAAAAATGGTTCCAATCATCAAAAACCGATGATCGGAACCATTTTTATTTATTCTCGGCTAGTTTTGTCCCAGCCTCTTTCCCAGGTTTATTTTATTATTTAA
- a CDS encoding sodium-dependent transporter — METRSQWGTRAGFILAAIGSAVGLGNIWRFPAVAYENGGGAFFIPYLFALLTAGIPILIMEFTMGHKYRGSGPLTYKKMNKKTEFIGWWAVFVAFIISTYYSVIIAWAISYAIFSVNLSWGSDTEGFLFKDYLNNTVDAGQIGSMVPGVLLPLIAVWAIVLFILYRGVKKGIEIANRIFIPLLAFIFLIIVVRAITLPGALEGLQAFFQPDFSSILSGEVWVAAYGQIFFSLSIAFAIMITYSSYLPEKSDITNNAFITGFGNSSFELLAGIGVFSVLGFMATQSGVAVDEVVSDGVGLAFVVFPAIINEFPGLNGLFGFLFFASLVLAGVTSLLSLTETYVAGLSDKFKISRGKSVLFGGGLAAIVSLLYATQGGLYFLDTVDYFINQFGVALLGLVEVILVAWILRLVKNLRDHADAISDIKLGWWFPLSINVITPVVLGYMLYDLFRLNMMKLFDTPTGNYSGYPDAFILYAGWFVAAGALVIGLLLSIPKWRSVSEASHSSAKKEAK; from the coding sequence TGAAAATGGTGGAGGAGCTTTTTTTATCCCTTATTTATTTGCATTATTAACTGCAGGTATTCCAATATTAATTATGGAATTCACCATGGGTCATAAGTACCGCGGTTCTGGTCCGCTGACATACAAAAAAATGAACAAAAAAACAGAATTTATTGGTTGGTGGGCAGTATTCGTTGCGTTTATAATTTCCACTTACTATTCTGTTATTATTGCCTGGGCAATATCGTATGCGATTTTCTCTGTCAATTTAAGTTGGGGTTCGGATACGGAGGGCTTTTTATTTAAAGATTATTTAAATAATACAGTTGATGCGGGGCAGATAGGGAGCATGGTTCCTGGAGTTCTGTTACCATTAATAGCGGTTTGGGCAATCGTCTTATTTATCTTATATAGGGGTGTGAAAAAAGGAATAGAAATTGCCAATCGTATTTTCATTCCATTATTAGCGTTTATTTTTTTAATTATCGTTGTTCGTGCTATTACACTTCCTGGCGCCTTGGAAGGTCTTCAAGCATTCTTCCAGCCTGATTTTAGTAGTATTTTATCAGGGGAAGTCTGGGTAGCTGCTTATGGTCAAATCTTTTTTAGTTTATCAATTGCGTTTGCGATTATGATCACTTATTCTAGTTATTTGCCTGAAAAATCAGATATTACTAACAATGCGTTTATAACTGGATTTGGAAATTCAAGTTTTGAATTGCTTGCGGGGATTGGAGTTTTTTCCGTACTTGGCTTTATGGCTACACAATCAGGAGTAGCCGTAGATGAGGTTGTCTCTGACGGTGTAGGACTTGCATTTGTCGTATTTCCAGCTATTATAAATGAATTTCCTGGATTGAATGGACTATTTGGTTTTTTGTTTTTTGCCTCACTCGTTTTAGCCGGAGTAACTTCATTATTGTCCCTAACCGAAACCTATGTTGCAGGCTTATCTGATAAATTTAAAATATCTCGAGGAAAATCGGTCTTATTTGGTGGAGGATTAGCTGCTATTGTTTCTTTGCTTTATGCAACGCAAGGCGGATTGTATTTCCTGGATACAGTAGATTATTTTATTAATCAATTTGGTGTTGCGTTACTTGGTTTAGTTGAAGTAATATTAGTCGCATGGATTTTACGATTAGTTAAAAATTTACGGGACCATGCAGATGCAATATCGGATATTAAGCTTGGTTGGTGGTTCCCGTTAAGTATAAATGTGATTACACCAGTAGTACTTGGTTATATGCTATACGATTTGTTCCGACTAAATATGATGAAACTTTTTGATACACCAACAGGGAATTATTCAGGTTACCCGGATGCATTTATTTTATACGCCGGATGGTTTGTGGCTGCTGGAGCACTTGTAATTGGACTTCTGTTGTCTATTCCTAAATGGCGCTCAGTAAGTGAAGCAAGTCATTCGTCAGCAAAAAAGGAGGCAAAATGA
- a CDS encoding methionine/alanine import family NSS transporter small subunit, which produces MSTSAIIVMVLGMLVIWGGLSASITYAVKKSREKTE; this is translated from the coding sequence ATGAGTACTAGTGCGATTATCGTTATGGTTCTGGGAATGCTTGTTATTTGGGGAGGATTGTCAGCGAGTATAACATATGCTGTAAAAAAATCGCGGGAAAAAACAGAATAA